TCACGTGGGTTGAGCCCGTCGAGCGCGCCGTCGGCGCCGAGCGGGATTGGGTAGCCATCGACGACGAAGAGCGGGTCGGCGTTGCTGATCCCGAAGGTCTCGGCCCCACGGATCCGAATGACGAGGCTCCCACCGCGCTGCTCGACCTGGACGCCGGCCACCTGCCCCCGGAGCATCTGCTCGATCCGCTGGAGGCTGCGTCGCTCGATGTCCTCGCCCTCGACGACGTTCGGGTCGCTCCGGTCGCGGACGCCGTTCCCCGGCCCGCACCCGGCGATGACGAGGGCGACGAGAGCGAGGACGACGTGGCGCATGACGTCGGAGGCGACTGATGGCGTAAGGTTGGGGATCCGAGCCCGCCGCGCAAGCGAAGACGTCGGCCCCTCTCCGTCAGCGGTCGAGCGCGTCGGCCCGGCCGGCGCCCTCCACGACCCGGTACCTCCCGCCCGGCGCGGCGCCCGCGATCGACTCCTCGGCGCCGCCCGGCCAACGGACGGTCACGGCCTCGACCGCCTCGGCGTCGCCGAGGCCGAGGTCGACCGTGAGCGAGCCGGCCCCGAAGCTGCCGCCCGTGCCGACCGTCCGCGCCAGCGTCCGCGTCGTGCCGTCCGGCCGGCGGACGGTGACGGCGACGCGCGCACCGATGGCGGAGCGGTTCGCGCGCCGGCCTTCGAGCGTCAGCGACAGCCAGCGGGCGTCGGAGGCGGGCCCGTCGAACAGGACGTTGAGCGCGCGGTCGCCCTCGACGGCGCCGCCCATGACCTCGTAGATCTCCTCGTCGCCGTCGAGGTCGACGTCGGCGAACGCGATCGCGTGGCCCTTCTGGAGGTGGCCGAGGCCGGACGACAGCGTGACGTCCTCGAAGGCCGGCGCGCCGGGCGCCGATCGGTTGAGGAACGCGCGGTTCGGGATGAGCGACCGGAGCTCGGGCGCGCCCGTGCCCACGTAGACGTCGAGGCGGCCGTCCCCGTCGAGGTCGCCGACGCCCAGCCCCATCCCGAAGAGGGGGAGGTCGAGGCCGGCCTCGGCGGAGGCGTCGCGGAACGTACCGTCGCCGTTGTTGAGGTAGAGCCGCGTGGTTTCGGCCGTCGGCTCCATCCCCAGCGCCTCACGAGCGGCGTCGGCGGGCGTCTCGAAAAAGTGGCGGACGTCGTAGCTCACGACGAGGAGGTCGTCGCGGCCGTCGCCGTCCGCGTCGAACCAGGCGACGGGGAACGAGAAGTCGGGGCCAGCGACTCCGGCCGCCTCGGCGGCTTCCTCGAAGCGCGGGCGCCCGCCTTCCGTCCGGTTGAGGTACAGCTTGTTCGGCCCGCCGAGGACGCTGACGTAGAGGTCCGGCCGGCCGTCGCCCTCGACGTCGCCGAAGGCCACGCCCTTGACAAACGCCGCCAGCTCGATGCCGGCCTCGGCCGCCGCCTCGCGGAACTGGGGCACGCCGCGCTCATCCGTCCCTTCGTTCAGAAAGAGCTCCGAGGCGTGCGCCGTCGACTCGCCGGTCTGGCCGAGGGCGTCTGGGTAGGCCCCGCCGCTCTCGTTGCCGACGAACAGGTCAAGGTCGCCGTCGCCATCGACGTCGGCGAAGGCGGCCGTCTGGGTCGGGTGCTCGGAGCCGAGGCCGGCCGCGTACGTCACGTCCTCGAACCGGCCCGTGCCGTCGTTGAGGAGCAGCGAGTTGGGCCAATCGCCGACGACGCCGAACCAGCCGCCGCGGAGGACGAGCACGTCGGCGTCGCCGTCGTTGTCGACGTCGCCGTGGACCGTGTTGAGCCCGCCGGTCAATCCGCCGAGGCCGGCCGCCTCGGTCTGCTCGGCGAACCGGCCGCCGTCGTTTTCGAAGTAGCGGATCGGGTCGCGGAGGCCGTAGCTCGTGACGAGGAGGTCGGGGTCGCCGTCGCCGTCGAAGTCCTCGGCCGAGACGCCGCCGGAGATGCCGTCAACGGCCGCGCCGCGGTGGGGCGCGACGTTGGTCCAGCGGGCGTCGCCGGGCGCGTCGAGCCCGTCGATCCGCCACGCCTCGGGGACGCCCTCGGGGTAGCTGCCGAGCGCGTGGTGGGCCACGTTGAGGAGCCACCGGCTGCCGAGGTCGGTCGGCGCGGCCTCGAGGAGATCCGCCAGCACGTCGGCCGCGCGGCGGGCGCCGTCGGGGTCGTCGTGGACGGCGGCGCCGCGGAACGGGAGCACGCAGACCTCGCCGGCGTGGTGGTTGGCGAGGCAGTTGGCCTGCTCGCCGCGCCGGAGGTAGGCCGTCGCGAGGAGGTCGTAGACCGGCCGCGCCGGCCCGTCGAGGGCGCCGACGCCGCCGGCCCGCTCGCCGAGGTCGACCAGTTGGGCGATCGCGGCGTCGGTGTCGCCGGCCTGGAGCCGCTCGCGGGCCAGGTCGAACCGGGCGCGGAGGAGGTCGTCGCCGCGGTACCGGCCGAGTGCCGCCTCCAGCCGGTCGGCCCTGTCCGTGTTGAGCACGAAGTATGGCATCGGCGCGGCCTCGGCGGCGGCGGCGCGCGCCGCGAGGGTGTCGGCCATCCGCTGCGTCCCCTCTGCCCGCTCCGGCGCCGGGTCGCACCCGGCGGCCGCGGCGGCGAGCAGGATGAGGAGCGCGAGCCGAGCAGAGGTCATGCGTGCGAGGCGGGCCGCCTCGGGACCGAGGCGGGCTACCGGAGAGGGACGGCGATCTCCCGCCGAACGTAGCCCGAGCGTCCAGGCGTGCCGTCGAACGTGACGGTGAGGGCGTAGGTGGGGGGCTGCGTCTGGACGGCCGCCCGCAACAACGTGGCCCGCGCGCCCTCCGCTTCGATCTCGCCCACCTCGCGGTCCGTCACGAGGCCGAGCGTGTACGTCTCCCCCGCGCGGCCCTCTAGCACGAGGCGGAGCGCGTCGTCGGAGGCAACGGACCGGAGGACGCGGACCTGCCGGCTCACGTCGCCCGGATCGGCCGGCTCGTAGCGGACGGCGACGTCGGTCCCAAACCGGTCCAGTTCGAACCGGACGTCGGTGCTCTCCGAGGCCGCGACGCGGACCGTCGGCCGCTGCACGTCGCCCTGGCGGACCGTCTCGAAGGGAACCTCCTCGCCGTTGACGGTCGCCCGGGCCACGACGGCGTCGAGCGGCAGGGCCGGGGCGACCTCGACCTCGGCGTCGAGGCCCGACAGGGACACGAGGACCTCCTCCGCGGTGCGCCCGAGGCGGAACCGGTAGGTGCCGTCCCCGGCCGGCGCGTTCGCCACGGTCACCGCGTCCCAGTCGATCGGGAGCTGCGGCGCGACGCGGACGCGCCGACCGCCTTCGGAGACCTCGATCCCCAACAGCCCGCGGACGAGCGGCGTGGCGACCATGGCCTCGGACCAGATCTGGTGGTGGCTGCTCCGCCCGAACGCCGTGTTGTAGTCGCCGGAGAGGAGCTCCGTGACGTAGCCGAGCGCGTCCTGCCGTGTCAGGAGCGCGTTCGCGTAGAGCGCCTGCGCGCCGACGTGCGGCCGGCCGTAGCGGTAGGCGCCCATGCTCGTCCAGCCCGTGAAGAGGGCCCAGACCGAGCCGTTGTGGTAGCTCAGCGGGTCGTAGCGGTCGCTGTCCTTGTCGAGGATCCGCGCCCCCCAGTCGGTCGCGATGCCGCCGCCGCCGACCGCCGTGACGGCCTGCTGGGCGCGGGCGTCGGCGAAGAGGCCCCACCAGAGCGGGACGGCCTGGAGCGCGGTGTTCTCGCGGACGACCTCGAGGTCGCCCAGGTCGCGGTTGGCGGCGCTCAGGAAGCCCGTGTTCTCGCGCATGTCGGCGTCAGTCAGCGGGCCGCTCCGCTCGCTGAGCGTCGGGGCGCCGGGGAACGCCGTGGCGACAGCGTAGAAGCCGTCGGCGTCGTGCCAGTACGTCGCTTCGGCGGCGGCGAGCGTACGGTCGGCGGCGGCGCGGGCCTCGGCCGCGCCGGCCTCGCCGAGCGCGTCGGCCAGCTCGGCGAGGCTCCGGGCGGCCTGGACGAACACGGCCTGCTGGTACAGCTCCTCGTGCGGCGGGTACAGCTCGCCGCCCTCGACCCACCCGTGCCCGACGCCCGTGTTCTCGACGAGCCCGTTGCCGTCGGTGTCGGTGGCGGCCGTGAAGGCGTAGGCGCGCCGGGCCACCGGGAAGAGCTCCCGGGTGAACGCGTCGTCCCCCGACTGGCGCCAGTAGTCCGCCAGGGCGATCACGAAGAGCGGCGTCGCGTCGGCCGAGGCCCAGGCGTAGGGGTAGTCCTCGAACCAGTCGAGGTAAGCGGCAGACTGGCTGATCTCGTGGGGGATCTTGCCGTCGTCGCGCTGGAACTGGGCGAGGAAGGCGAGCGCGTCGCGGGTCGTCTGGAGGTCGCCGACGGCCGTCGTGGCGAGGGCCGTCCAGAGGGCGTCGCGGCCGAAGAACCACGCGAAGCCGGGCCGCTCCGAGTTGCCGGACGTCCGGTAGCCGGCGACGAGGCCGGTCCCGAGGTCGGGGCTCGTGGCGACGCCCTTGTCCATCCCGACCTTCGCCCACGCGAACGCCTCGTCGAGCCGGTCGTCGGGCGTGTCGACCCGCATGGTCTCGTCGAGGCCGCGGTAGTGCGCGGCGGTCTCCTCGAACAGCGCCGGGATGGAGCCGAGGATCCGGTCGTAGGCCGCCTCGGCGTCGGCGCGGCCCGTGGTGCTCCCGGTGATCACGACCGGGACGAGGTAGTCCCGCGCGACCTCGGGCGCGACGCGCATCTCGAACCGCGTCGGGACGTCCTGCGGCTCCTCCTGGTACGGCTGGACGCTCACGTCGACCGCCAGCGGCGAGCCGAAGACGCCGTAGAACCGCTGGGTCTCTTCCCCCGTGAAGTACCGCCCGCGCTCGGCGTCGAACCCGACGAACCCGGTCATCAGGCCGGCCGGCCACATGAGCCCGAGGTCCGGCCGCAGCTCCATCCCGATCGTCAGCGGCCGGATCGCGTCGACGTCGAGGAGCATCACGATCCCCGCCTCGTCGATGGGCGCGAGGATCGTCTGGCGGACGGTGAACGCGGGGTGCGTGTAGACGAGCGTCGTGGCCTCCGGGCGGACCTCGATCCGCCGCATGATCTGGAGCCCGTCCGACGGCACCGGGTAGGCCTCCAGGTTGAACGTGAGGCGGGCGTCCTCGAAGATCTTCAGCGGGTAGACCCACGCCTCGAACGGCCGGTTCTCGTACCCGAACACGGCCGACCGCCCGCCGACGACGTCGAAGAACGCGCCGGTCGTGGTCGTCCGCTCCAGCAGCGGCCCGCTCTCCGGGAACGCGAAACGCGGGACGAGCCCGTCGGGGACCTGGGCGCTGGCGGACACCGCCAACAGGACGAGACACGTGAAGAGCCGCATGGCAGAGTGGAAGCGCTTCCTCCAAGCTAGTGCGTTCTTCCGCCCCGGCGCCTCCACCGGTGCGCCGATTCAGGTCCCGAGGGCGAACAGCGCGCTCGTGAGCGCCCGCAGCGCCGCCGTCGGCGGCGGGCCGGCCCACGCCACCTCGTCGGCGCCGAGCCGCAGGCGGGTGACGACGGCGCCGTCGGTCGGGTGCTCGGCCCCGACGTCCACCGCCTCGGCGAGCCGACCGAGGCGGGCGGCCTCGCGCTCCGACAGCCAGCCCTCGCGGCGCCCACCGGTCGCGTACCCGCCGCGCTCGACCGAGAACGCGCCGTTCGGGTCGACGTCGACCTCGAAGGCCACGTCGTACTCGCCGGTCTGGCGGAGGAGGAGCGGGCGCGTCCAGATCACGCCGTCGGCGCCGAGGGCAGCGTCTCGTCTGTCAAGAGGTACTGTTGGGCGAGGGCCGTGAACGCCTCGACCTGGGTGCGTTCCCACTCGGCGTCGCGGCCGAGTTCGGCGGCGAGCAGCCCGGCCACGCGCGGCGCCATGTCGATCGCGGCGCGGGCGTCCAAGAACAGCTCGCGCGTGCGGCGGGCGAGGACGTCCTCGACGGTCCGCGCCATCTCGTGGCGCGCGGCCCACACGACCTGCACGGCGAGGACGGGCCGCCGCTCGTGGAGCCGCTCCGCCAGCGCCTCGTCCTCGCGCATGAGGGCCTGGAGGGCGGGCGCGTCGGAGCCGTAGGCGCGGAGGTCGCCGAACGCCTCGGCGTTGTCGTGGGCGCCGTGGAGCTGGAGCCGGGCCGTGACCGAGTCGCGGTCGTCGAGGCCGGCGAGCGTGGCGGCCTGGTCGATCGTGTCCTCGGCCATCTTCCGGTACGTCGTCCACTTCCCGCCCGTGATGGTCACGAGGCCCGACTCGGCGATGTGGAGCGTGTGGTCGCGCGAGATCGCCGAGGTGCCCCCGGCGTCGGGGTCGGCCACGAGCGGGCGGATGCCGACGAACACGCTCCGGACGTCCTCGCGGGCCGGGTCGTCGGTGAGATAGCGGGCCGCGTGGCGGAGGAGGAACGCGACCTCCTCCTCGAACGGCTTCGGCTCCAGGGGCGTCCCGTCGATCGGCGTGTCGGTCGTGCCGACCACGACCGAGTCGTGCCACGGGATCGCGAAGAGGACGCGGCCGTCGTCGGTCTTCGGCACCATGATGGCGCTGTCGCCGGGCAGGAAGCGCCGGTCGAGCACGATGTGCACGCCCTGGCTGGGCTGGATCATCGGCCGGACGTCCGGGTCGTCCATCCGACGGACCGAGTCAGTCCACACGCCCGTCGCGTTGATGACGACCCGGGCCGGGACCTCGAACGAGTCGCCCGCTTCGAGATCGGTCGCGACGACGCCCGTGATCTCGCCGTCGTCGGCCTTGAGGAGGCCCGTGACCTCACTGTACGTGAGGAGCGTCGCGCCCTGCTCGGCCGCCGTCTGCGCCATGTTGAGCGCGAGGCGGGCGTCGTCGAACTGGCCGTCGTAGTAGATCACGCCGCCGTCGAGGCCCTCCGGCTCGATGGTCGGCAGGCGCTCCATCGTCTTCTCCTTCGAGAGGTGCTTGCTCTTGCCGAAGCCGGACCGCCCGGCGAGCAGGTCGTACACCTTCATCCCCACGCCGTAGAACGGCCCCTCCCACCACGTGTAGTTCGGGACGACGAACGCGAGGTCGTGGACGAGGTGGGGCGCGTTCTTGAGCAGGATGCCGCGCTCCTTCAGCGCCTCCAGCACGAGCGACACGTTGCCCTGCTGGAGGTACCGCACGCCGCCATGGACGAGCTTCGTCGACCGCGACGACGTGCCCTTGGCGAAATCGGACTGCTCCAGGAGCAGCGGTCGGTAGCCGCGCGAGGCGGCCTCGATGGCGCACCCGAGCCCCGTCGCGCCGCCGCCGACGATGACGAAGTCCCAGGGGTGGTCGGCCGCGTCGATCGCGCGGCGCATGGTGTCTCGGTTCATGGGTCGGTCGGCCTCGGTGGAGATGAGGAGGGGCCCGGTGGACCGGCGGGCGGCCCCCCGGTTGCCCGAGGCGGGCAGAGTCAGGCGTCGTCCTCGGCCCAGCCGCGGGCGCGGTCGAGGGCGCGGCGCCAGTGGGCGTGGCGGGCCTCGGCCTCGTCCGCGGACATCTGCGGCTCGAACCGCTTGTCGAGCTGCCACTGGGCCGAGATCTCCTCGGCCGAGCCCCAGTAGCCGACGGCGAGGCCGGCGAGGTACGCCGCCCCGAGTGCCGTCGTCTCGGTCACCGCCGGGCGGACGATCGGGGCCTGCAGGAGGTCGGCCTGGATCTGCATCAGGAGGTCGTTCGCGGCCGCGCCGCCGTCGACGCGGAGCTCCTGGAGCTCGATGCCGGCGTCCTTCTTCATGGCCGTCAGCACGTCGGCCACCTGGAAGGCGATGCCCTCGAGCGTGGCGCGCGCGATGTGGGCCGCCGTCGTCCCGCGCGTGATGCCGACGATCGTGCCGCGGGCGTACGGGTCCCAGTGCGGCGCGCCCAGCCCGGTGTAGGCCGGGACGAGGTAGACGCCGTCGGTGTCCTCGACCGAGCCCGCCAGCGCCTCGACCTCGGGCGCCGAGCGGATGATCTGGAGCCCGTCGCGGAGCCACTGGACGGCCGAGCCCGTCACGAAGACGCTCCCCTCCAGCGCGTACTCCACCGGCGCGTCGCCCAGCTTCCAGGCCACCGTCGTGAGGAGCTGGTTGGTGGACTCGACGGCCTCCGTGCCCGTGTTGAGCAGCATGAAGGAGCCCGTGCCGTAGGTGTTCTTGGCCATGCCCGGCTCCACGCAGCGCTGCCCGAACGTGGCCGCCTGCTGGTCGCCCGCGATCCCCGCGATCGGCGTCTGCGACGAGAAGATCTCGCCGCTCGTGTTCGCGTAGACCTCCGAGGACGACCGGACCTCCGGCAGCATCGAGCGCGGCACGCCGAGCAAGTCGAGCAGCTCGTCGTCCCAGTCGCCCGTGTGGATGTTGTACATCAACGTCCGCGAGGCGTTCGTGACGTCGGTCATGTGGAGGGCGCCGTCGGTGAGGTTCCAGACGAGCCAGCTGTCGACGGTCCCGAAGGCGAGGTGGCCGGCCTCGGCGGCCTCACGGGCGCCGTCGACGTGGTCGAGGATCCAGCGGACCTTGGTGCCGGAGAAGTAGCTGTCGATCACAAGGCCGGTTTTGGCCCGGACCGTCGCCTCGTGCCCCTGCTCCTTGAGCTGGGTGCAGAACGGGGCCGTCCGGCGGTCCTGCCACACGATGGCGTTGAACACCGGCTTGCCCGTCCGGCGGTCCCACACGACGGCCGTCTCGCGCTGGTTCGTGATCCCGATGGCGGCCACGTCGCGGGGGCGGAGCCCGGCCCGCGTCAGCGCCTCCGTCGCCACCCCGACCTGCGACGACCAGATCTCCTCGGGGTCGTGCTCCACCCAGCCGGGCTTCGGGAAGTGCTGCTCGAACTCCTTCTGGGCGACGGCCTGGATCGAGCCGGCCTGGTCGAAGAGGATGGCGCGGGAGGACGTGGTGCCTTGGTCGAGGGCGAGGACGTACTGCGGCATGGGCGAAGAGGCGAGGGGCAGAGCCTACGCCGCCGCCGCGTCGCCGGTCCGCCGGCGCTATTCTCGCGTGCCCCACCCCTTTGACATGATGGAATACAAGGTCGAAGCCCGGACGTACTACACGAAAATGACGACCAACGCGAACCACATCGCGGAGTCCTCGCAGGAGGAGGTCCAGGAGATCATCGACGGCTACGCGGCCGACGGCTGGCGGCTGGTCTCGACCGACGCGACGTCGTTCGGATTGGCGGTCTACGTCTACCTCTACTTCGAGCGAGACCGGTAGGGCCGGAGCGTGCGCGGGGAACCGACCGTGCTCTGAAAAAGGGCAAAAAAGCGAGACCTTTTCTGCAGTCGAGGGAGAGAGTAGCGTGGGCCACCTATTCGCCCGTGGGCCCATGTCCCGACTCCTAATCGCCGCATCGTTCCTCCTCGCGGCCGGCGCCCCCGCCCAACCCTTCGAGCCCGGGTACGTCGTCGTCGAGGGGGACACGTTGCGGGGGGCCGTCGCGCTCGAGAGCGAGACCCAGAACGCGCTCGGCGTTCGGTTTCGGTCCACCCCGACCGCGACTCCCGTCATGCACGGCGTCGAGGAGGCCTCCGCGTTCGGCGCCGACGGCGGCCGAGCGTACCGCCGCGCTCGCTACCAGACCGACCCGAGCCCCGACGCGCCGACGGGCCGCCGGCTGTTCGCTCGTGTCGTACGTGATGGCCCAGTGGACCTGCTCGCCGCCGAGACGGTCGAGGGCCGACCGACCTTCTTCGTTCAGACCGACGCCGCGCCCATCGGGCTGTACCTCGTCCGTGACGAGGTCGCGACCGAGTCGGGCGTCCGGCAGCGCGAGCGCGCGCTGTTTCGCCAGACCCTTGCCGTCGTCCTGGAGGGTCCTTGTGCGGCCGCGCTCGACATCCCCACCCTCGCGTACACCGAGCCCGCGCTGACCGACGCGATCGACACGTACAACGAGTGCGCGGACCCGGGGTACACCGCTTCGGCCTCTCGGGCCGTGCGAACCCCCATCCGCGTCCGGTTCGAGGGTGGGCTCGACGCCGCCACCGGCTCTCTCGAGCGCGTGTCCGAACCGCCCGGCACGCCCGACGAGCCCGCCCTCGGCGCTCTCCGAGCGCGGGCTGCGCTCGAGGTGGCGCCGCCGTTCTTCGCCGGCGAGATCCGGCCGGTCCTCGGCCTCGAGTACGAGCGGGACGTCGTCCGGTTGGTGACGGGCGCGCGAGGCCGCGACGTGACGGCCTACGACCTGCTCCACGTGCGGCTCGGCGTCCGGTTCGCACCCGAGGTCGCCGGCGGGCGCGTCCGACTCGGAGCCGGCCTCCTCAGCGGGTACACGCTCGACCGCGTGGTCGCGTCCGACGTCGACGTCGACGCCCGCGAGGATGTCGTCCGGTTCGTCGACCGGCGGGACTTCGAGGCCAGCGTCGGGCAGTATGTGGAGTTCGGCCTCCGGCCGGCGGCGGTGCCCGTGGAACTCGCCGTGCGGACGCAGCGGACCCTCTTTACAAGCGAGAACCCGTTCGTCGCCTTTACCGGCCAGTACGAGGTCCGGTCGCTGAGCGCCGGCCTCACCGTCCGGCTGTAAGCCCCGGCCCGACGACCGCGCCCGCCCACGGCCCGAGGCAGAAGACCTCGCCCACGGGCTCCACCTCCCGGTCGTGCGTCGCCAGCGCGACCGGCGCGCCGCGGTACGCCTCGGGGACGGCCACCTCGACGTCGTCGTCGCCAAAGTGGAGCAGGACGAGCCGGCGGTCGTCGCCTTCAGCGCGTTCGAACCCGAACACGCCCTCGGGCACGTCGTCCAGTGGGCGGTAGCTCCCGGCCTGGAGCGCGGGCGACGCGTTGCGCACGGCGAGCGCACGCCGGTAGAAGCTCAAGACCGAGTCGGGGTCGGCCGCCTCGGCAGCGACGTTGACCGACTCATGGTCCGGGTGGAGCGGGAGCCAGTAGTCCGACGGGCCCGCGCCCTCCGAAAAGCCGGCGCCGGGCGAGGCGTCCCAGGCCATTGGCGTGCGGCAGCCGTCGCGGCCCAGCTCCGGCACCCCGCTCCGAAAACCCCACGGGTCGACGCGCCGGTCAAGCGGCACGTCGACCTCCTCCATGCCGAGCTCGTCGCCGTAGTAGAGGGTCGGGGCGCCGCGGAGCGTGAGGAGGAGCATCCCCGCGAGGCAGACCGACTCCGGCCCGAGGCGCGTCGCGAGGCGCCGCTCGTCGTGGTTGCCGAGGACGTAGTTCGGCCACGCGCCGTCGGGCAGCACCGCCTCGATCGCGTCGACGTGGGCGCGGACGCCGGCGGCCGTCCACGGCGTGTTCAACAAACCGAAGTTGAACGGCATGTGGAGCCCGCTGAGCCCGCCCGCCTCGGTCGGCGTACCGTAGTAGCTGGCCCAGCGCCCGAGGTCGTCGTACTCGTGGATCT
This sequence is a window from Rubrivirga marina. Protein-coding genes within it:
- a CDS encoding TonB-dependent receptor plug domain-containing protein, whose protein sequence is MRHVVLALVALVIAGCGPGNGVRDRSDPNVVEGEDIERRSLQRIEQMLRGQVAGVQVEQRGGSLVIRIRGAETFGISNADPLFVVDGYPIPLGADGALDGLNPRDVESIRVLKNASETAIYGARGANGVILITTLRPPQVSDDDS
- a CDS encoding CRTAC1 family protein, encoding MTSARLALLILLAAAAAGCDPAPERAEGTQRMADTLAARAAAAEAAPMPYFVLNTDRADRLEAALGRYRGDDLLRARFDLARERLQAGDTDAAIAQLVDLGERAGGVGALDGPARPVYDLLATAYLRRGEQANCLANHHAGEVCVLPFRGAAVHDDPDGARRAADVLADLLEAAPTDLGSRWLLNVAHHALGSYPEGVPEAWRIDGLDAPGDARWTNVAPHRGAAVDGISGGVSAEDFDGDGDPDLLVTSYGLRDPIRYFENDGGRFAEQTEAAGLGGLTGGLNTVHGDVDNDGDADVLVLRGGWFGVVGDWPNSLLLNDGTGRFEDVTYAAGLGSEHPTQTAAFADVDGDGDLDLFVGNESGGAYPDALGQTGESTAHASELFLNEGTDERGVPQFREAAAEAGIELAAFVKGVAFGDVEGDGRPDLYVSVLGGPNKLYLNRTEGGRPRFEEAAEAAGVAGPDFSFPVAWFDADGDGRDDLLVVSYDVRHFFETPADAAREALGMEPTAETTRLYLNNGDGTFRDASAEAGLDLPLFGMGLGVGDLDGDGRLDVYVGTGAPELRSLIPNRAFLNRSAPGAPAFEDVTLSSGLGHLQKGHAIAFADVDLDGDEEIYEVMGGAVEGDRALNVLFDGPASDARWLSLTLEGRRANRSAIGARVAVTVRRPDGTTRTLARTVGTGGSFGAGSLTVDLGLGDAEAVEAVTVRWPGGAEESIAGAAPGGRYRVVEGAGRADALDR
- a CDS encoding amylo-alpha-1,6-glucosidase, with protein sequence MRLFTCLVLLAVSASAQVPDGLVPRFAFPESGPLLERTTTTGAFFDVVGGRSAVFGYENRPFEAWVYPLKIFEDARLTFNLEAYPVPSDGLQIMRRIEVRPEATTLVYTHPAFTVRQTILAPIDEAGIVMLLDVDAIRPLTIGMELRPDLGLMWPAGLMTGFVGFDAERGRYFTGEETQRFYGVFGSPLAVDVSVQPYQEEPQDVPTRFEMRVAPEVARDYLVPVVITGSTTGRADAEAAYDRILGSIPALFEETAAHYRGLDETMRVDTPDDRLDEAFAWAKVGMDKGVATSPDLGTGLVAGYRTSGNSERPGFAWFFGRDALWTALATTAVGDLQTTRDALAFLAQFQRDDGKIPHEISQSAAYLDWFEDYPYAWASADATPLFVIALADYWRQSGDDAFTRELFPVARRAYAFTAATDTDGNGLVENTGVGHGWVEGGELYPPHEELYQQAVFVQAARSLAELADALGEAGAAEARAAADRTLAAAEATYWHDADGFYAVATAFPGAPTLSERSGPLTDADMRENTGFLSAANRDLGDLEVVRENTALQAVPLWWGLFADARAQQAVTAVGGGGIATDWGARILDKDSDRYDPLSYHNGSVWALFTGWTSMGAYRYGRPHVGAQALYANALLTRQDALGYVTELLSGDYNTAFGRSSHHQIWSEAMVATPLVRGLLGIEVSEGGRRVRVAPQLPIDWDAVTVANAPAGDGTYRFRLGRTAEEVLVSLSGLDAEVEVAPALPLDAVVARATVNGEEVPFETVRQGDVQRPTVRVAASESTDVRFELDRFGTDVAVRYEPADPGDVSRQVRVLRSVASDDALRLVLEGRAGETYTLGLVTDREVGEIEAEGARATLLRAAVQTQPPTYALTVTFDGTPGRSGYVRREIAVPLR
- a CDS encoding glycerol-3-phosphate dehydrogenase/oxidase, with the translated sequence MNRDTMRRAIDAADHPWDFVIVGGGATGLGCAIEAASRGYRPLLLEQSDFAKGTSSRSTKLVHGGVRYLQQGNVSLVLEALKERGILLKNAPHLVHDLAFVVPNYTWWEGPFYGVGMKVYDLLAGRSGFGKSKHLSKEKTMERLPTIEPEGLDGGVIYYDGQFDDARLALNMAQTAAEQGATLLTYSEVTGLLKADDGEITGVVATDLEAGDSFEVPARVVINATGVWTDSVRRMDDPDVRPMIQPSQGVHIVLDRRFLPGDSAIMVPKTDDGRVLFAIPWHDSVVVGTTDTPIDGTPLEPKPFEEEVAFLLRHAARYLTDDPAREDVRSVFVGIRPLVADPDAGGTSAISRDHTLHIAESGLVTITGGKWTTYRKMAEDTIDQAATLAGLDDRDSVTARLQLHGAHDNAEAFGDLRAYGSDAPALQALMREDEALAERLHERRPVLAVQVVWAARHEMARTVEDVLARRTRELFLDARAAIDMAPRVAGLLAAELGRDAEWERTQVEAFTALAQQYLLTDETLPSAPTA
- the glpK gene encoding glycerol kinase GlpK translates to MPQYVLALDQGTTSSRAILFDQAGSIQAVAQKEFEQHFPKPGWVEHDPEEIWSSQVGVATEALTRAGLRPRDVAAIGITNQRETAVVWDRRTGKPVFNAIVWQDRRTAPFCTQLKEQGHEATVRAKTGLVIDSYFSGTKVRWILDHVDGAREAAEAGHLAFGTVDSWLVWNLTDGALHMTDVTNASRTLMYNIHTGDWDDELLDLLGVPRSMLPEVRSSSEVYANTSGEIFSSQTPIAGIAGDQQAATFGQRCVEPGMAKNTYGTGSFMLLNTGTEAVESTNQLLTTVAWKLGDAPVEYALEGSVFVTGSAVQWLRDGLQIIRSAPEVEALAGSVEDTDGVYLVPAYTGLGAPHWDPYARGTIVGITRGTTAAHIARATLEGIAFQVADVLTAMKKDAGIELQELRVDGGAAANDLLMQIQADLLQAPIVRPAVTETTALGAAYLAGLAVGYWGSAEEISAQWQLDKRFEPQMSADEAEARHAHWRRALDRARGWAEDDA
- a CDS encoding DUF4177 domain-containing protein — translated: MPHPFDMMEYKVEARTYYTKMTTNANHIAESSQEEVQEIIDGYAADGWRLVSTDATSFGLAVYVYLYFERDR
- a CDS encoding alpha-amylase family glycosyl hydrolase; its protein translation is MDRPWWQTAVVYQIYPRSFRDGDGDGVGDLAGITEKLGYLADLGVGAVWLSPFYPSPQADFGYDVSDYRGVDPQYGTLDDFDRLAARAHDLGLKLIVDFVPNHSSDQHPWFVESRQSRDNPKRDWYVWRDPKPDGSPPNNWLSHFGGPAWTLDEATGQSYLHSFLKEQPDLNWRNPAVVDEMMDTLRFWMARGVDGFRIDVAHAILKDPELRDNPLAEDAGGFHKPMGAYDTLVHVHDKAHPDVHEAFARFRQTVDGFDAQERVTIGEIHEYDDLGRWASYYGTPTEAGGLSGLHMPFNFGLLNTPWTAAGVRAHVDAIEAVLPDGAWPNYVLGNHDERRLATRLGPESVCLAGMLLLTLRGAPTLYYGDELGMEEVDVPLDRRVDPWGFRSGVPELGRDGCRTPMAWDASPGAGFSEGAGPSDYWLPLHPDHESVNVAAEAADPDSVLSFYRRALAVRNASPALQAGSYRPLDDVPEGVFGFERAEGDDRRLVLLHFGDDDVEVAVPEAYRGAPVALATHDREVEPVGEVFCLGPWAGAVVGPGLTAGR